Proteins found in one Syntrophobacterales bacterium genomic segment:
- a CDS encoding type II toxin-antitoxin system Phd/YefM family antitoxin yields the protein MKNVNALKIRNQLGAILEELSETGEPVLISKGRKVQAVLVTPEQFERRFLDFQTEEKKRKLLEKIESLRAGRIGGKGSTDVLRELRGYEV from the coding sequence ATGAAAAATGTTAACGCGTTGAAGATAAGAAATCAGTTAGGCGCAATCTTGGAGGAACTCAGCGAAACCGGAGAGCCGGTACTTATCAGCAAGGGACGAAAGGTTCAGGCCGTGTTGGTTACCCCCGAACAGTTTGAAAGACGGTTTCTCGATTTTCAGACGGAAGAAAAAAAGCGGAAGCTTCTTGAGAAGATAGAATCCCTTCGGGCCGGGCGAATCGGGGGAAAAGGCAGCACGGATGTGCTGCGAGAGTTAAGAGGGTATGAAGTATGA
- a CDS encoding cytochrome b N-terminal domain-containing protein: protein MPILTAISQWGDDFFVQGFFETHIPPDCTAGQSAVNLYLLPGRAGLYLVFTAYRLRVAAPFLLAARAGTGVSIHPVSGRICLGGRYLRSLHRLSSHLFLVLIFLHTLRVILTGAYRKPRELNWVIGFSLLCITIFDAYTGYLLPLDQLSLWATQTGMELVGTTFLGPPVRGILVPDGVGQPLSLLRFYILHIVLLPLSVLSLSGLHFYRIRKDRGKKLLERLSCRRCHRYEEKGNRLAGSLDVTGATGKARDIYESIRAPVLFMPNFHASDVQIADLVNAILARVKFAKPPTGETALAVHFQDVKNIRKNVFAGQCGKCHKILSERAGGLGSGYIGPNLSGLFSEFYPRTYRDAESWNPDRLKKWLENPRDIRINAMMPPVRLAPEEFEQLLGIIQLDKSSPDAPR, encoded by the coding sequence TTGCCAATTTTGACGGCAATTTCTCAGTGGGGAGACGATTTTTTTGTTCAAGGATTTTTTGAAACACATATTCCCCCGGATTGTACTGCTGGGCAATCTGCGGTTAACCTATACCTTCTGCCTGGGCGGGCCGGCCTTTACCTCGTTTTTACTGCTTATCGCCTCCGGGTTGCTGCTCCTTTTCTATTAGCAGCCCGCGCCGGAACGGGCGTTTCAATCCATCCTGTTTCTGGAAGAATCTGTCTGGGGGGGCGGTATCTGAGGAGTCTGCACCGGCTTTCTTCCCACCTTTTTCTCGTCCTCATTTTTCTCCACACCCTGCGGGTCATTCTTACCGGGGCCTACCGCAAGCCGCGCGAGCTCAACTGGGTGATCGGGTTTTCACTCCTCTGCATTACGATTTTCGATGCTTACACCGGCTATCTGCTGCCGCTGGACCAGCTCAGCCTGTGGGCGACCCAGACGGGGATGGAGCTGGTCGGGACAACGTTTCTGGGGCCCCCGGTGCGGGGGATCCTCGTGCCCGACGGAGTCGGCCAGCCGCTGTCGCTGCTGCGCTTTTACATACTGCACATCGTGCTGCTGCCGCTTTCGGTGCTCTCTCTTTCCGGCCTCCATTTTTACCGTATCCGGAAGGACCGGGGGAAAAAACTTCTGGAGCGACTCTCCTGTCGGCGCTGTCATCGTTACGAGGAAAAGGGAAATCGGCTGGCGGGCAGTCTCGATGTGACGGGAGCGACGGGAAAGGCCCGTGATATCTACGAGTCAATCAGGGCGCCGGTGCTCTTTATGCCGAACTTCCATGCAAGCGACGTCCAGATTGCCGATCTGGTGAATGCCATCCTGGCGCGTGTAAAATTTGCAAAGCCGCCGACGGGAGAAACCGCCCTCGCAGTTCATTTTCAGGACGTGAAAAATATCCGAAAGAACGTATTTGCCGGACAATGCGGCAAGTGCCACAAAATCCTCAGCGAACGAGCGGGCGGACTGGGGAGCGGCTATATTGGCCCGAACCTCTCCGGTCTCTTTTCCGAATTTTATCCCCGGACATATCGTGACGCGGAATCGTGGAATCCCGACAGGCTGAAGAAATGGCTGGAAAATCCTCGTGATATCAGGATAAACGCCATGATGCCGCCGGTACGGCTTGCACCCGAAGAGTTTGAGCAACTGCTGGGAATCATCCAGCTCGATAAATCCTCGCCCGATGCACCCAGGTAG
- a CDS encoding metalloregulator ArsR/SmtB family transcription factor, whose protein sequence is MITFSEAELRAKVVKAMGHPVRMMVIGFILDGERSFSEIFKLFNLDKSTISKHLLVLKESGIISSRKVGREMIYRLEVPCVANFFSCATAVVQNKVEKQLEGLKR, encoded by the coding sequence TTGATAACATTTTCCGAAGCGGAATTGAGGGCTAAGGTTGTTAAGGCGATGGGCCATCCCGTGCGGATGATGGTCATCGGATTTATCCTGGATGGTGAACGCTCCTTTTCCGAAATATTTAAATTATTCAATTTGGATAAATCCACTATTTCCAAACATCTGCTTGTTCTGAAAGAATCAGGCATCATTTCTTCACGGAAAGTCGGCAGGGAAATGATCTACAGACTCGAAGTGCCGTGTGTGGCGAATTTCTTTTCGTGTGCGACGGCCGTTGTTCAAAACAAGGTGGAGAAGCAATTGGAGGGGCTGAAGAGATAA